The window CAGGTTGACGATCTGATTGGGGGCAAAATGATTATCCCTGCACAGACGGCGCAAGCAGAGTTCCTGCGACAGGTTAAAGATTCTCGCCTTCCCGATATGGACTGGCTGGAAGCGGCGGACATGGAGACATCAGAAATCATGCGCCTGATTGAGGAAGGGGAATACGAGTACGCCATCGTCAACTCCCGGGAATATGAAATTCACAAAGCTATGTTCCCCCGCGCACGGGAAGCCTTTCCTTTAATGGAGTCGTTACAGATCAGCTGGATATTCCCACCCGGCGAAGACATGTCCCTCATTCAGAAAGCGGACGAATTCATCAAACAAATCAAAGAAGACGGCACGCTGATCTATCTGCAGGAACGCTATTTCGGGCACGTAAATCAGTTGAATTACGTGGGCGCGCGCACCTACATCAGTCATATTAAAGACAGACTGCCTAAATTTGAGCCGACATTTAAACAAGCGTCGGAAAAATTCGAAGTCGACTGGCGCCTGCTGGCTTCAATTGGCTACCAGGAATCTCACTGGCGTCCATACGCCACCTCTCCTACCGGCGTAAGAGGCCTGATGATGCTGACGCTGCCTACCGCCAAGGAGATGAACGTCAAGAACCGGCTAAATCCAGAGCAGAGTATCTTCGGCGGCGCAGGCTACTTCAGCCGCATCAAACAACGTATCTCCGAGCGTATTGCGGAGCCAGACCGCACCTGGATGGCGCTGGCCGCCTACAATATCGGGCTCGGACACCTGGAAGACGCCCGTGCACTGGCGAAAATGCAAGGTATGGATCAGGACAAATGGATTGACGTCAAACAGGCGCTGCCACTGTTACAGCAGAAGAAATGGTATGTGAAGACTCGCTACGGCTACGCTCGTGGCTGGGAGCCGGTACACTATGTGCAGAACATCCGCCGCTATTACGACGTCCTGGTATGGATGACCCAGCCCAGCGCGGAAGACGGCAGCGTCGCTCAGAATGAAGACGCCCCAGCGCCAGGAGCCGATGGTATGACAGGAGAGACGCCAGCGATCCCCGCCCCGTTCCGTGTCACGCCTCCAATGCTCTAGCTTCCCTTAGAACTCGTCTCCATCAGCCTTTACCGCTTCATTGATTTCGTCAAAACTAAATCCTCTTTGCATCAGGTAACGCTTCTGTTT is drawn from Hahella sp. KA22 and contains these coding sequences:
- the mltF gene encoding membrane-bound lytic murein transglycosylase MltF encodes the protein MLASACTHSWRTGRFLNKLIRSGIQTLTAAALIANLSACSRPTTLEKIEQEGVLHVITRNAPTTYYEDRDGPAGFEYELAKKFSEYLGVELRLRVASDLDEAYTVLEQNYTNLAAVGLSRLAASAQSPGLRFSSEYLEIQPLVLFRNGSPKPKQVDDLIGGKMIIPAQTAQAEFLRQVKDSRLPDMDWLEAADMETSEIMRLIEEGEYEYAIVNSREYEIHKAMFPRAREAFPLMESLQISWIFPPGEDMSLIQKADEFIKQIKEDGTLIYLQERYFGHVNQLNYVGARTYISHIKDRLPKFEPTFKQASEKFEVDWRLLASIGYQESHWRPYATSPTGVRGLMMLTLPTAKEMNVKNRLNPEQSIFGGAGYFSRIKQRISERIAEPDRTWMALAAYNIGLGHLEDARALAKMQGMDQDKWIDVKQALPLLQQKKWYVKTRYGYARGWEPVHYVQNIRRYYDVLVWMTQPSAEDGSVAQNEDAPAPGADGMTGETPAIPAPFRVTPPML